The Selenomonadales bacterium nucleotide sequence TTCGACAAGCCGCCGACCATCGCATTGCGACCGATCTTAACGAACTGATGTACACCTGCCATACCGCCGATAACGGCACGATCTTCTACGATCGCATGACCTGCACACATACCTGCATTCGACATGATAACGTTGTTGCCGATGATGCAGTTATGCGCAACGTGCGTATACGCCATTAAGAGGCAATTCGAACCGACTTTCGTCACTTCTTCTTCACCCGTTGCACGGTGCACCGTTGCATATTCGCGGATCATCGTGTTATCTCCGATGATCGTATAGCTTTTTTCTCCGTGGAACTTCAAGTCCTGCGGTTCACAGCCGATCGAACAGCTGTGGAAAATTTTGCAGTTCTTACCAATAGTCGTCCAACCATCTATAACAGCATGTGCTCCGACCGAAGTACCATCTCCGATCTCAACATTCTCTCCAATGACAGCATACGGACCGATTTTTACATTTTCTCCAATTCGCGCGCCCGGGTGAACCACTGCGGTTTCATGGATATCCCGCAACGAATCTGCCACCTGTTCAGTTTTCATCAGCGCAACAACTCCTTCTGCTCTTCCAAATTCCAACAATTTATATCTGTTAGCCAAAAATCTGTTATGACATCAATTATATAGTCCAAAATAATGAACTGCTTTATGTACTCTGTTTTTCGTCAAAATCGTCTTTGAGAACGATATATCTGCCGTATTCTCACGTTTTCGGCAAATCTTTACCGATTATCGCGTACTTACGGTTACACGAGTGCGAACATGAATTCGCCTTCTGCCGCAAGCTGATCGTCAACGAACGAACGGCAAAGGATCTTACCCATGGTGCCTTTGATGCGAAGGATCTCAGCATGCATAACGAGCTGGTCGCCCGGCACGACTTGTTTACGGAATTTTACTTTGTCCATACCGCCGAATACAGCGAGCTTGCCGCGATTTTCTTCCGGGTACATGAGTGCGATACCGCCGACCTGCGCCATTGCTTCAAGGATCAATACGCCAGGCATGATCGGACGATCGGGGAAGTGACCTTCAAAGAACGGGTCATTGTGCGATACATTTTTGATACCTGTTGCTCTTACGAGCGGTTCCATCGAAGTAATACGGTCAACCAAGAGCATCGGATAACGATGCGGTAAAATTTCTTTAATTTCAGCCGAAGTCAAGATCATATTAAATTCCTCCTATTCTTTTGCTGCGACAATCATTTTCGCAAGTTGTGTATTGAGTGCATGGCTCGATTTGACTGCGATGACATGACCGCGAAGGCCGCCTGTCAAGCCCAAATCGCCAACAACGTCAAGGATCTTATGGCGCACCAATTCGTCTTCATAATGAAGCGGATTGAGTGCCTGCTCTTTGTCATAGATAACTACGTTTTCCATACTGCCGCCAAGACCAAGCCCCATCTTCTGGAGTGCTTCGATCTCATGCGCAAATGCGATCGTACGCGCATTTGCGATCTCCCGTTTAAATTCATCGGGAGTGATCTCGTAGT carries:
- the fabZ gene encoding 3-hydroxyacyl-ACP dehydratase FabZ produces the protein MILTSAEIKEILPHRYPMLLVDRITSMEPLVRATGIKNVSHNDPFFEGHFPDRPIMPGVLILEAMAQVGGIALMYPEENRGKLAVFGGMDKVKFRKQVVPGDQLVMHAEILRIKGTMGKILCRSFVDDQLAAEGEFMFALV
- the lpxA gene encoding acyl-ACP--UDP-N-acetylglucosamine O-acyltransferase; amino-acid sequence: MKTEQVADSLRDIHETAVVHPGARIGENVKIGPYAVIGENVEIGDGTSVGAHAVIDGWTTIGKNCKIFHSCSIGCEPQDLKFHGEKSYTIIGDNTMIREYATVHRATGEEEVTKVGSNCLLMAYTHVAHNCIIGNNVIMSNAGMCAGHAIVEDRAVIGGMAGVHQFVKIGRNAMVGGLSKITQDIPPFVIVDGNPSYVAGLNSVGMSRAGISPAARRNIKKAYKILFRSGLSLSEAIAVIEQDVESCEEIEHFVRFLRGADRGICRMRRDNND